From the Priestia aryabhattai genome, one window contains:
- a CDS encoding sunset domain-containing protein yields the protein MPTGAHYNQTMNNVIWFCTEKDAQEAGYKKAKN from the coding sequence GTGCCAACAGGGGCGCACTACAATCAAACAATGAACAACGTCATTTGGTTCTGTACCGAAAAAGATGCACAAGAAGCAGGATACAAAAAAGCAAAGAACTAA
- a CDS encoding GNAT family N-acetyltransferase, with protein MKIRKARKEDASAVTELLYDMLGSIARSHTAATTNEEALLRLKAFILSEKNRYSYHHITIAEVDEKVVGLMLCYEGSMLQTLYEPVKRFVRAKLNNPAWEIDIETEHGDYYIDSLCIDEAYRGKGIGTALLNVAKQEAKKRKMFLSLNVEYNNVEAKKLYQRIGFQEHKTIFIDKKPFFYMKTA; from the coding sequence GTGAAAATAAGGAAAGCAAGAAAAGAAGATGCTTCTGCTGTAACGGAATTACTTTATGATATGCTTGGCAGTATTGCACGCTCTCATACGGCGGCTACAACGAATGAAGAAGCGCTTTTAAGACTTAAAGCGTTTATTCTGTCTGAGAAGAATCGCTATAGCTATCATCATATTACAATCGCAGAAGTCGATGAGAAGGTAGTTGGACTTATGCTTTGTTACGAAGGAAGTATGTTACAAACGCTCTATGAACCAGTTAAGCGTTTTGTACGTGCTAAACTTAATAATCCAGCGTGGGAAATCGATATAGAAACTGAACATGGAGATTATTATATTGATTCTCTATGTATAGATGAAGCTTACCGTGGAAAAGGGATAGGAACGGCTCTTTTAAATGTAGCCAAGCAAGAAGCCAAAAAGCGTAAGATGTTTTTATCGTTAAACGTTGAATATAATAACGTAGAAGCCAAAAAATTGTATCAGCGTATAGGCTTTCAAGAGCATAAAACCATTTTTATTGATAAAAAACCATTTTTTTATATGAAGACTGCCTGA
- a CDS encoding malate:quinone oxidoreductase, with amino-acid sequence MSNVYKKTDVILIGAGVMSATLGSLLKELAPEWEIKVFEKLADAGEESSNEWNNAGTGHAALCELNYTSEQADGSIDITKAVRINEQFQLSRQFWSYLVSSNLIHNPREFIMPIPHMSFVQGEKNVSFLKKRFEALSNNPLFQGMEYSDHPEKLKEWMPLVMKGRTSPEAIAATKIDSGTDVNFGALTRMLFTHLKSKSVEINYNHSVENLTRTADGSWEVKVHDIHSGKQESHTAKFVFIGGGGGSLSLLQKTSIPESKHIGGFPVSGLFMVCNNPEVVAQHHGKVYGKAKVGAPPMSVPHLDTRYIDRKKTLLFGPFAGFSPKFLKTGSNLDLINSVKPNNILTMLAAGVKEMGLTKYLIQQVLLSNEKRMEELREFIPNAKSEDWDIVVAGQRVQVIKDTEEGGKGTLQFGTEVVSSADGSVAALLGASPGASTAVYVMLEVLEKCFPQHMKEWEPKIKEMIPSYGLSLVENPALFNEIHASTAQTLDLSKKELVYR; translated from the coding sequence ATGAGCAATGTATATAAAAAAACAGACGTTATCTTAATTGGGGCCGGAGTTATGAGCGCGACGTTGGGATCTTTACTAAAAGAGTTAGCGCCGGAATGGGAAATCAAAGTATTTGAGAAACTCGCAGATGCAGGAGAAGAAAGCTCGAATGAATGGAATAATGCAGGGACTGGCCATGCTGCACTGTGCGAGTTGAACTATACATCTGAACAAGCTGACGGATCTATAGATATTACGAAAGCAGTGCGAATTAATGAACAGTTTCAGCTTTCAAGACAGTTTTGGTCGTATCTAGTAAGTAGTAATTTAATTCATAATCCGCGAGAGTTTATTATGCCAATTCCTCATATGAGTTTCGTACAAGGAGAAAAGAATGTATCCTTTCTGAAAAAACGTTTTGAAGCGCTATCAAATAATCCGTTATTTCAAGGAATGGAGTATTCTGATCATCCTGAAAAGCTAAAAGAATGGATGCCGCTTGTCATGAAAGGCCGTACATCCCCTGAAGCAATTGCGGCAACCAAAATCGACTCAGGGACGGACGTGAACTTTGGGGCTTTAACTCGTATGTTGTTTACACATTTAAAGAGTAAAAGCGTAGAAATTAACTACAACCACAGCGTTGAAAATCTGACACGTACCGCAGACGGCTCGTGGGAAGTAAAAGTACATGATATTCATAGCGGTAAACAGGAATCCCACACGGCGAAATTTGTTTTTATCGGAGGAGGAGGCGGAAGTCTGTCTTTACTCCAAAAAACGAGTATTCCTGAGTCCAAACATATTGGAGGGTTCCCGGTAAGCGGATTATTTATGGTATGCAATAATCCCGAAGTTGTAGCGCAGCATCACGGGAAAGTGTACGGAAAAGCGAAGGTTGGTGCTCCGCCGATGTCGGTTCCGCACCTTGATACACGCTATATCGACCGCAAAAAAACACTGCTGTTTGGACCTTTTGCCGGATTCTCACCAAAGTTCTTAAAGACGGGTTCAAATTTGGATTTAATCAATTCTGTAAAACCGAATAATATCTTGACGATGTTAGCAGCAGGCGTCAAAGAGATGGGCTTAACGAAATACCTGATTCAGCAGGTGCTGTTGTCAAATGAAAAGCGTATGGAAGAACTTCGCGAGTTTATTCCAAACGCAAAAAGCGAAGACTGGGATATCGTCGTAGCGGGTCAACGTGTACAAGTAATCAAAGATACGGAAGAGGGAGGTAAAGGAACTCTTCAATTTGGTACAGAAGTTGTGAGTTCAGCTGATGGTTCCGTCGCTGCCTTGCTCGGGGCTTCTCCAGGTGCTTCGACTGCTGTTTACGTCATGCTTGAAGTGCTAGAAAAATGTTTCCCGCAGCATATGAAAGAATGGGAACCAAAAATAAAAGAAATGATTCCTTCTTACGGCTTGTCTCTGGTAGAAAATCCAGCGCTTTTTAACGAAATTCATGCTTCTACAGCACAAACGCTTGATCTAAGTAAAAAAGAACTTGTGTACCGATGA
- a CDS encoding pyruvate, water dikinase regulatory protein: MNKRKIVYIVSDSVGETAELMVKAVLTQFSGEDIEIQNTSYVEDEGNIDNIIAEASCNESIIAYTIVIPPLKQYLDQKAQEEGVVAIDLMTPLMSAFSQTFNKEPNLQPRLTRKLDDNYFRKVEAVEFAVKYDDGQDFRGIKRADLVLIGVSRTSKTPLSMYLAHKSLKVANIPLVPEVTPPDELFAIPKNKCIGLVITPDKLNEIRKERLKNLGLASQANYANVDRILEELDYAEKIMKRIGCPIVNVSGKAVEETAEVILSMLKKNKMKGYV; the protein is encoded by the coding sequence GTGAATAAAAGAAAAATTGTTTATATAGTTTCCGACTCAGTAGGTGAAACAGCTGAGTTGATGGTAAAAGCAGTTTTAACTCAATTTAGTGGAGAAGATATTGAAATTCAAAATACTTCTTACGTAGAAGATGAGGGAAATATTGATAATATCATTGCTGAAGCAAGCTGTAATGAGTCCATTATTGCGTATACCATCGTCATCCCACCTTTAAAACAGTATCTTGACCAAAAGGCACAAGAAGAAGGAGTTGTAGCCATTGATTTAATGACCCCTCTTATGAGTGCCTTTAGCCAAACCTTTAATAAAGAACCTAATCTTCAACCGAGATTAACGAGAAAATTAGACGATAACTATTTTCGAAAAGTAGAAGCAGTTGAATTCGCTGTTAAATATGATGATGGACAAGACTTCAGAGGTATCAAGCGAGCTGATCTAGTGTTGATCGGTGTTTCGAGAACATCTAAGACGCCACTTTCTATGTATTTAGCTCATAAAAGTCTTAAAGTAGCCAATATACCGCTAGTTCCAGAAGTGACGCCTCCTGATGAACTTTTTGCTATTCCGAAAAATAAATGTATTGGTTTAGTTATTACACCGGATAAGCTCAATGAAATCCGAAAAGAACGATTAAAAAATTTAGGTTTAGCGTCTCAAGCCAATTATGCCAATGTAGATCGAATCCTTGAAGAGCTGGACTATGCTGAGAAAATTATGAAGCGCATTGGTTGTCCTATTGTTAATGTCTCAGGTAAAGCAGTTGAAGAAACCGCTGAAGTGATATTGAGCATGTTAAAAAAGAACAAAATGAAAGGGTATGTATAA
- a CDS encoding YitT family protein — translation MSKTVKDVIFLLIGSFVFSLAVNMFVIPIGLGEGGVTGISIILYYTTHLSTGITNFILNGILLIVGYKFLEKKTIVYTMITIIATSIFLHVTEGWGLHLHEELIGMVFAGVLLGVGIGMILRVGGTTAGSAIIARILNKFLSWKVSHALLVVDLLVVLASYFIIGIEKLLFTIVMLYITTKVIDFVIEGFDAKKAVTIISSNKNEVADQINGQLDRGVTILNGRGNYTKESKEILYVVINKQELIKLKKLIKKIDDEAFVIVHDVRDVIGKGFLSA, via the coding sequence ATGAGTAAAACAGTAAAAGATGTCATCTTTTTATTAATAGGTTCGTTTGTCTTTTCACTTGCAGTTAACATGTTCGTCATTCCGATCGGATTGGGTGAAGGCGGCGTTACCGGTATATCAATTATCTTATATTATACAACGCATCTTTCAACGGGCATCACTAACTTTATTCTAAACGGTATCTTGCTTATCGTAGGGTATAAATTTTTAGAGAAAAAAACCATCGTCTATACGATGATTACGATTATCGCTACATCTATTTTTCTTCATGTAACTGAAGGCTGGGGTCTTCATCTTCATGAAGAGCTCATTGGCATGGTTTTTGCCGGTGTACTGCTAGGCGTTGGAATTGGAATGATTTTGCGCGTGGGGGGAACAACAGCAGGTTCAGCCATTATTGCTCGAATTCTAAACAAGTTTTTAAGCTGGAAAGTGAGTCATGCGCTTTTAGTTGTTGATTTACTAGTGGTATTGGCTTCTTATTTTATTATTGGAATCGAAAAGTTACTATTTACGATCGTCATGCTTTACATTACAACAAAAGTAATTGACTTCGTTATTGAAGGATTTGATGCCAAGAAGGCCGTTACCATTATTTCAAGCAACAAAAACGAGGTAGCAGATCAAATCAATGGACAGCTTGATCGTGGTGTAACGATTCTAAACGGTCGAGGGAACTATACAAAAGAGTCAAAAGAAATCTTGTATGTTGTTATTAACAAACAAGAGCTTATTAAGCTTAAAAAGTTAATTAAAAAAATTGATGATGAAGCATTTGTTATTGTGCACGATGTACGAGATGTAATTGGAAAAGGTTTTTTAAGCGCATAA
- a CDS encoding HAD family hydrolase, giving the protein MLLKPKVIFLDMDGTILNRSNKVSIHTKEIIDDLRKQGIFVFIATGRAFDEIEELVPEGFQVDGFITSNGMAGYVGKEAVFQHSLSLELVETIIEKARANKVYYELFPYGTSRVTLKQDQSYVENEIRDPKPDSVEINEWLSRKQAIKEEIDWKDSVEGSEFSKFYFFARTHEHIEEWKEELEKLKKEIDFTTSTSSKHNVEVMVANVNKATGIQQMLNYFNLPEQDILAIGDSNNDLPMFQFASYAVAMKNAPDHIKEIVDDITEFNCDENGVYHYLSKFLLQKSTNSTPVL; this is encoded by the coding sequence ATGTTGTTAAAACCTAAGGTAATTTTTTTAGATATGGATGGTACGATATTAAATCGCTCCAACAAAGTAAGTATTCACACAAAAGAAATCATTGATGATTTACGAAAACAGGGAATTTTTGTTTTTATCGCTACGGGAAGAGCGTTTGATGAAATAGAAGAGTTGGTTCCTGAAGGCTTTCAAGTAGATGGGTTTATCACATCAAATGGTATGGCAGGGTATGTAGGGAAAGAAGCAGTATTTCAGCATTCGCTTTCGCTTGAATTGGTGGAAACCATTATTGAAAAAGCAAGAGCGAACAAGGTATACTACGAGCTTTTCCCATACGGTACATCTCGCGTGACATTAAAACAAGATCAATCATATGTTGAAAATGAAATTAGAGATCCAAAGCCAGACAGTGTGGAAATTAATGAGTGGCTTTCCCGTAAACAAGCGATTAAAGAAGAAATTGACTGGAAAGATTCTGTAGAGGGAAGTGAATTTTCGAAGTTCTATTTCTTTGCAAGAACGCACGAGCATATCGAGGAATGGAAAGAGGAGCTTGAAAAACTCAAAAAAGAAATAGACTTTACAACTTCTACTTCATCTAAACATAATGTCGAAGTGATGGTTGCGAACGTAAATAAAGCAACAGGAATACAGCAAATGCTAAATTATTTTAATTTGCCCGAGCAAGACATTCTAGCTATTGGCGACAGCAACAATGATTTACCAATGTTCCAGTTTGCTAGCTATGCTGTAGCGATGAAAAATGCGCCGGATCATATTAAAGAAATTGTCGATGACATAACGGAGTTTAACTGTGACGAAAACGGCGTTTACCATTATCTTTCTAAATTTTTATTGCAAAAGTCTACTAATAGTACGCCCGTTTTATAA
- a CDS encoding 2OG-Fe(II) oxygenase, whose protein sequence is MILTNTSLITKEQTIFNHSGNKIKLEDREIDIVARFEEPLVLVLGNVLSSEECDELIQLSKDKMQRSKIGAEREVNSIRTSSGMFFEESENELVHQIEMRLSKIMGPSIEYAEGLQVLKYLPDQEYKAHHDYFTSASKASKNNRISTLVMYLNDVEEGGETYFPKLGLSVSPTKGMAVYFEYFYSDAELNDRTLHGGAPVIKGEKWVATQWMRKQKIR, encoded by the coding sequence ATGATTCTAACTAATACATCTTTAATAACGAAAGAACAAACGATTTTTAACCATTCAGGGAATAAAATTAAATTAGAAGACAGAGAGATTGATATTGTTGCTCGATTTGAAGAGCCTCTTGTTCTAGTTTTAGGAAATGTCCTAAGTAGCGAAGAATGTGACGAACTTATACAGCTATCCAAAGATAAAATGCAGCGATCAAAAATTGGCGCTGAACGTGAAGTAAACAGTATTCGAACGAGCAGCGGCATGTTTTTTGAAGAAAGCGAAAACGAGCTTGTACATCAAATTGAAATGAGACTTTCTAAGATAATGGGACCGTCTATTGAATATGCTGAAGGTCTTCAAGTTTTAAAATACTTGCCTGATCAAGAATACAAAGCGCATCACGATTATTTCACTTCTGCAAGTAAAGCATCTAAAAATAACCGTATTAGTACATTGGTTATGTACTTAAACGATGTCGAAGAAGGAGGAGAAACTTATTTTCCTAAGTTGGGTCTTTCCGTATCTCCGACAAAAGGAATGGCCGTATACTTTGAATATTTTTATAGTGACGCTGAACTTAATGACCGTACTCTCCACGGTGGAGCTCCTGTTATAAAAGGAGAAAAATGGGTCGCTACCCAGTGGATGCGCAAACAAAAAATTCGATAG
- a CDS encoding thermonuclease family protein: MKETKAIIYIMLAMFMLLLTGCSDEQASHSTTSSTGTKQAVQVEDSSDQEDDHSPSKASREDVVGEAATVERVVDGDTLKVKMLNGKTDRVRLLLVDTPETKHPKLGVQPFGPEASAYTKKRLEGQEITLEFDVQERDQYGRLLAYVWIDNELYNEELLAKGLARVAVFPPNTKYVDEFKKIQEQARKSKKGIWSIENYAQEKGYNTDAVKN, encoded by the coding sequence TTGAAAGAAACAAAAGCAATTATTTACATCATGCTCGCGATGTTTATGCTGCTTCTTACTGGATGCAGCGATGAGCAGGCAAGTCATTCAACCACATCTTCTACCGGTACAAAACAAGCAGTTCAAGTAGAAGATTCATCAGATCAAGAAGACGATCATAGTCCTTCTAAAGCAAGTCGTGAAGATGTAGTAGGTGAGGCAGCTACGGTAGAAAGAGTGGTGGATGGTGATACGCTTAAAGTGAAAATGCTGAACGGAAAGACGGATCGCGTGCGACTACTTCTTGTCGATACCCCCGAAACAAAGCATCCCAAACTAGGCGTACAGCCCTTTGGTCCTGAAGCATCTGCTTACACGAAAAAAAGGCTAGAAGGACAGGAAATCACCCTTGAATTTGATGTGCAAGAGCGTGATCAATATGGACGCTTGCTTGCATATGTATGGATAGACAATGAGCTATATAATGAAGAGCTGCTAGCAAAAGGACTAGCCCGCGTAGCAGTATTTCCTCCCAACACAAAGTACGTAGATGAATTTAAGAAAATACAGGAGCAGGCTCGAAAAAGCAAAAAAGGAATCTGGAGTATTGAAAACTATGCCCAGGAAAAAGGATATAATACGGATGCTGTAAAAAATTAG